The sequence CGCCACTAGCTGTGCGATCGCTACTTTATTTTTTCCTTCTCCAATCAAAGAATTATTTGTCTTGGGCTATGTTGCCAGTTTTTGTACTAAGCTTTCGGATACTACTGCCAGTGAAGTGGGAAAAGCCTACGGTAAAACAACTTATCTCATTACAACACTTAAACCTGTTCCTAGAGGGACAGAAGGGGCAGTAAGCTTAGAAGGAACTATTGCAGGAGCTTTAGCTTCAGTTGTTTTAGCCGTTATTGCTTGGGCAATTGGCATGATTAACCCAATCGGAATCATTTGGTGTGTAATTGCTGCCTTTATTGCTACTACTATCGAAAGCTTAGTTGGTGCAACCTTAGAATCTCGATTTACCTGGCTGACTAACGATCTTGTTAATTTTCTTAATACCGTAATCGGTGCGATCGCTGCTATTTTTCTATCCCTAATAACTGCTTCTATTTAAATTAAAATATTTAAAAACTTTTAATCTATCCAATTAAATAATCAACACCCAAAAGAAAAATCATCTGCGTTCTTGATGCAGTCGCTCTTTGTAGGTTTCCTACAAAGAGCGACTGCATCGCTTTATCTGTGTTCATTACTTGCAACGCGAAAGACGGACGCGAAGCTAATCATGCACGGGCAAAGCTAATCATGCACGGGCATATCCTTTAAGGGATATATTTATTCTTCCCATCCAAATTAGGAAAAAAAACAATTCTCCATCATTGCCTCGTGCAGCAATTTTTTATATTTTGCTGAACTAATAATATAAGAGCCAAAACGTTCCAAGTGAGAATTTTGCAGTTGAGCATCAAACAGCAAATACTGCTTTTTGCGTAAATGCTCGACTAGTTTCACCATTGCCACTTTAGAACCTTCGGTAATACGATAAAACATTGATTCACCAATAAAAGCACCTTTAATCGCGATCCCTAATATTCCTCCCGCTAATTCATCTCCCTGCCAGGTTTCAAAACTGTGTGCCCACCCTGCCTCATGTAAAGCAAGATATATATCCATTAATTCTTCAGAAATCCAGGTGCGATCGCGATCGGCACAGCCTTCACAAACTGCTTGAAAATCACGGTCGATCGCCACTGTAAACTTTTCCTGGTTAAGTACTCTTTGTAAAGATTTCGGATAGCGGAAACGCTCGTCCAAGGGAATTAAGGTACGCTGGCGACTAGAGTACCAGTCCAATTCATCATCCTCTGACATTAAAAAGTAGCCTTGACTATATCCTTCAATAATCGAAGGAATATTAATTTTCATACTTTTACTATTATCTATTTCTAAATAAAGATGTTTAGATTTAAAAAAAACTGTATCAAGTTATCAGTTACCCATAATTAATAATCAATCAATTTAAGACAAATTCAACACAACACAACATAACAAATCACTATGACAGACTCTGCCAAACCGATCGCTCCTGTTACCTTA is a genomic window of Coleofasciculaceae cyanobacterium containing:
- a CDS encoding TIGR00297 family protein, with product MLNTLSWSNPWTIALSLNTILLAIAFISPKKLLTPIGNINGAILGILVWGTLGWRGYLIVMLFFLLGSGLTFVAIEQKEAEGIAEERSGMRGAGNVWSSALTATSCAIATLFFPSPIKELFVLGYVASFCTKLSDTTASEVGKAYGKTTYLITTLKPVPRGTEGAVSLEGTIAGALASVVLAVIAWAIGMINPIGIIWCVIAAFIATTIESLVGATLESRFTWLTNDLVNFLNTVIGAIAAIFLSLITASI
- the aat gene encoding leucyl/phenylalanyl-tRNA--protein transferase, translating into MKINIPSIIEGYSQGYFLMSEDDELDWYSSRQRTLIPLDERFRYPKSLQRVLNQEKFTVAIDRDFQAVCEGCADRDRTWISEELMDIYLALHEAGWAHSFETWQGDELAGGILGIAIKGAFIGESMFYRITEGSKVAMVKLVEHLRKKQYLLFDAQLQNSHLERFGSYIISSAKYKKLLHEAMMENCFFS